The DNA sequence ATGTTGTGGATACTTACCTTCTTTATGTCCTTTAGCCTGTTGTACTTTTCCATAGCATCCTGTAGGGGAGAGAAAGATTATTGAAAATGCAAACAAATATACTTCTCAAACAACTATCCCTCTCATGACCCCTTTCTTCCACACCCTAAAGTTAGCATGTGATTGGGAAACGATGCAACATATCATGGACATTTTCTCAATGTTATAgatagggcccagagtttttactggccacatgacctgaccaggaaaacctTTCGAGGACCCTAGCTAGTTAGTTAAAGTGCACGTTAGAGACTGACTACATTCAGACTGCACAGAATCACTGATCAACAAATCAATTTCTTTCCCAAATAACTAGTCATTATGTGATCAAGATAGCCCAATCCTCACCAAACTGATTCCCTCAAACTCACCAGGAACTGGGGGCTTCCCTCCTGCAGCTCATCCagctctctgtctacctctgacAGGCTCTTGTTGATGATGTCCAGCTCTCCCTGCAGGTCCTTGTACTCCTGGTGATCCCGGTCAAACTCACGCTTGTAGTCCACACGTTCCTGCTCATTGGCAATGGTGGGGAActcactgaggagagagagaaaggggggaagaGATGGTGTGTCAGAATACACTTGAAAATGTTATTGTGGAAACCTAGACGGCAATATGTTTTCAGACTTTGTGGCACAGAACAGCAACTTCAATCTTGTAGTATCAATAGTAGCTGTCAACTAAAATACATACAACCATTATCACTACAACCGTAATTCTGTTACTCTCTCTGTACCTGTCGAAGTCATTGTCGTCGTCCAGCTCGTCCCCAGAGGAAGCGTAGTCTGTATCCTGCCCGTCAGTACGGCGAGGACGGCCGGCCCGTCTCTTCTTGGGCTTCCCTGCTGCTGAGCTGGCCATCTCTGAGCCACTGCTGTAGGGGGCGCTACTGTGCACAGGGAAGTCACAAactactggaggactggagacaGACAAGGAAAGATGGGAGTCTTGATTTAGTACATTACGAAATGGAGTTGCCCCTATACAAACTGATCAAATTACTCAATTTAGTATTATTAACCATTGATGAACCAAAATGACCCGGATCAGTTAATGCGGGGAGCTTCACCTCCCCTAAGCAGTGATGAATGCTGTTGGATTGCTGTTGTAGGCCATTACAGCTACTGCCACATGCAacagttaaacaaattaaaatttAAAAAAGTGCCAAATTTGCACTGCCCATTTTTACTTTGCTGACAGGGTGTAAAGAATTGACACCAATGTTGTGTAATGGTGAATagtgaattaaaaatgaaagcaaaacatttctgcttcAAACAAGCATGACAAGGTGCATTAGTGTATTTCAGTCACCAGTCATACTGGTGGTTGAGTTGCGTAAAGGTTACAAGTCGTTTTGCTTGACTTTCTGGGGTGAGTTAAGCTGTGAGTCGATCTGCAGTACCATCCAGGACTGATGATTGCACTACAGGAAACATGAACATTTGGTTCTGACAGAAAGATTTCCTCATGCCAAATAATGATAAAAGGTTTATTCTGACATGAGACCATTCTCTCCAGCTATTTgtgtgatcacacacacacacaccacatgtcTTGCATTCCAGAGACCAGGGGTGGTATTTCTTTCTAAGTTCCTACATCTAAGATAATCATCACAGAAATAGACACACGGTCACTATTGTTCCTTAAAAACAACTGTCTGACATCCAGGTTGTGCGATAAACACTTTTTACAAATATAGTACAACCACTCTGGACTTTTATTTGGGACTAGGGAATGTACATAACTGATCATGGGATGATAGCCCATTTTTGCAAGGGGTCTGGTGACATCTTTTTTGAAGAATTgtattcaaaaacaaatccaaacTTGGTGAAATGCCAAGCAAGCTTATGCCTGACTTTCAATATGTTGCACAAGACAACAGTTGCTCCTCTCCAACAACGGAAATACAGACTTGTTCAATGTGATGATGATGTCATATTCAGATGGAAGGGAATGGAGTAGAAAGAAGGAATGCCACACCTCCTTCACTATAGCCCTCACCTACCATTCCCACTGTCCTTTCATAGCAGTGTCTTACAGTAAAATGGACTTTAAATGGACAGAAGATTTCATCCATTTTCACATTCTCTGTCTTCTGCACAGAAAATCACATATGCCCACACAAACACGCCCAGTCATCGCAGTACTGCAGCAAGCCCTAACATAATATCGTCCCCTCCCGGTGTGTAGAATAACACCATAAGATTTGGATCAACCGCAAACCTGCCATTACTGTGGAAGCACTACATTGGTCTGCACTGAcaagtattaggtgaacaataggttaTTAAAGAActtaaacaacagtaaaaagacaggctatattcagtagcgaggctataaaagtagcgaggctgcatacagacactggttagtcaggctgattgaggtagtacgtacatgtagatatggttaaagtgactatgcatatttgatgaacagagagtagcagtagcgtaaaagaggggttggcaggtgggacacaatgcatatagcccggttagccaatgtgtgggagcactggttggtcgggccaattgaggtagtatgtacatgaatgtatagttaaagtgactatgcatatatgataaacagagagtagcagcagcataaaaagaggggttggggggggggcacacaatgcaaatagtccaggtagccatttgattacctgttcaggagtcttatagcttgggggtaaaaactgttgagaagcctttttgtcctagacttgtcactccggtaccgcttgccatgcggtagtagagagaacagtctatgactggggtggctggggtctttgacaatttttagggccttcctctgacaccacctggtgtagaggtcctggatggcaggcagcttagccccagtgatgtactgggccgtactcactaccccctgtagtgccttgcggtcagaggccgagcaattgccataccaggcagtgatgcaaccagtcaggatgctctcgatgttgcagctgtaccTTTTGAGGAtgtcaggacccatgccaaatctttttagtttcctaagggggaataggctttgtcgtgccctcttcacaactgtcttggtatgtttggaccattccatgtttgttgttgatgtggacaccaaggaactcaacctgctacactacagccccgtcgatgagaatggggcgtgctcggtcctccttttcctgtagtccacaatcatctccttagtcttggttacattgagggataggctgttattctggcaccacctggccaggtctctgacctcctccctataggctgtctcgtcgttgatcaggcctaccactgttgtgtcgtctgcaaacttaatgactTAAATAGCCCACAACCATCTTGTTTCATGACCTAATGTTCCATGCACCCATGTAGATAGCTTTCCTTCCCTTTGGTAGTTCAAATCTTTTTGCTTAATTCCTAGTATAACATTATGAGAAGACATTATAAGGTAATTGGTCATTGATAAATTCCACAGATGTAATCTAGTCTGTACTAAAGTGGGCTGTAGTTGTAGAGTAAGCCTGTTTGTAACTGTACTGTATTGTCTGTACTCACGCTGGGCTGTCACTGTAGGGAGGTTTGTCGTAGTTGGTGCTGGTGTCGTCCAGGTGACTCCTGGATCCTCCAAACTTCTCTGGGTAGTCGGTCAGCACCATACCTTCATCAGGAAAACCTGACACATTGTTCACCTGCAGAGGGGACACAACATATACTTCAGTGACCTAACTCACAACAGCTGAGAGAGCCGCAACAGCTGAGAGAGCCGCAACAGCTGAGAGAGCCACAACAGCTGAGAGAGCCACAACAGCTGAGAGAGCCACAACAGCTGAGAGAGCCACAACAGCTGAGAGAGCCACAACAGCTGAGAGAGCCACAACAGCTGAGAGAGCCACAACAGCTGAGAGAGCATCATACCATTTGTACTATTTGAACCGCCTTAACATACAAATTGAAAAAAAAAGGGTCATCTGAACAGGTAGGCCTATATGTGTAGAGTGGGGCATTGAAATGCAGATGTACAGTAATAGAAGTATACTATCTCTGGGGAGTGAAATGCCACATCATGCTTAGAGTGAGTGAATCCTCATCAAAACAATGACATACTGTATTTGATGACGTTGTACCAACTTGATAGTAGACACATTTACGCTGACAGGTTGAGACTTGCGATTTTCTTCAGTCCAAAAAAAGAAGCAGAAATACTTCCCAGAGCAAAGCCAGCCACTACAGTAATGCTTGGAGCGTCGGTGTTGGGACTTTGATCACATCTGATATAGCTAATTGCATAGGTATAAGGCTAGCAATATGGTAGTACCTCTGACAGGCTAGGTGGAATGTTCACAGTATGGTTTACACCTACCCactcctctcagatctccacaagtgcataaGGGGTAGGTACTAAGTAGGTGTCATTTGTAGACAGACAGGATTTTCCCATCAGAGTAATCAGTAGACCAGGGAAGACACACTCATCCATACATTAACACTGCCTCAGCAATTTCAGAAAGGTTTTCACGAGCCACACAGCACTTCTCCGCCTCTTCAGTTTCTCAGGGTCATGTTGCTGTTCTGTAATGTTGTGCATGTGTTTACTTTGCTTGTATTGGTCAGCATGGGTTTAAATATTAGTTAGCTCTTCCTCCACATTGTCCTCTAGTGCAAAACTCAAATACCAGCTGTGAGTTTGGTGAAAAAAGCTGCAGTGTGTAAATGTTAAATAATTTTGTTGGGCCATACTGAAACTTACCTTGACTATCAGCCACTTACTATCTTGACTGAACTCACACGTCATTATCATGATTTAGGTATGTGGAAAGCGGGTGTTCTAAGAACAGTTTCAGAAACCATGATTCATCGTTGACTCATCTTTTTACTTTTGAGCATTGACCATGTTTTCCCTTAACTGCTTACTGTCCTCATTCAACAGAGACAATCTCTTGAAATAATATACCTCCCAACTGCCATTTTTGAAGGCCTTATTCCACCCACCATTTTACTGACTGGGAGTGAAACCACCATACACAAACCACACCCAGAAACTGAGTGTGAGAGAGCTCTCTCCTCATACCTCCAATGCTGCTGACTCTGGGAGAACAGGTCTTACTACTTTACCTATCAGACTACTGCTGTAGAACAAAACAGTCAACAGGCAGACATATTGGCCTGACTCACCCTTCTCCATGCATGAGAACACAATACCTGGTTTCACTGACACCACCAGAGGTCAACAACAACTCTGACCGCAGCAGTTTGTTCAGAGACGGAAAACCCTGAAGGGTTAAGGTGAACGAAGTGCTACAATTCTGTGTAGGCCGTCATTCATAACAACTGGAACGGTCTACAAAAATGTCCCCTCCTTTCTTCCTTCTTTCATACAGCCTTCAGGAAGGGAAAGAAACAAACTCTGCAGATACGATTTCCTACCTCTAGCACTGTAGCTGTACATGTTTAGAGGAAGTATTACCTTTGAATAGAATCTGAGAGCATTTCAATAGTGTAAAATGTCTTCAATCGTTTCTGTCCTATCCTCCATGATCACTGATCTGTTAGCGCCAAACAGGTGATATCAATATGAAACCGTATTGTCTCATTTCTTACAAGTGCATTTCCTTTGATCATTGTTTCCACATTTCCTCTCCTTGCTTCCCTCTGAGGTTTTGTGTGGGATGCAAGTggaagacagaaggagaggacacaaggaatttaaaaaatatatttgacattCATCCCCCATGTGTGCCCATCCACTCCCTAACTCACCCATGCCTCCACGTCCTGGGGCGGGGCCTCCTCGTTGATGACCTTCACCTTCCTCCACAGGACGTTGGACTTGCCATAGTTCCTGATCTTCTGGCGCGTCTTTAAGGCAAACACCATCATGATGATCAGAGCCGCCATCACCAGGAAGCCAAACACTATCGCTATGGCCTGGGTCAGGATGGGGAAGTTGGGTGAGACACACAGACCCAGACACCACCACAGAGATGAGAGGAAGTATGCGGCGAAAGGAGGAACACATACATCccctctctcacaaacacacaaagtACACTCACCTCCTGAGGCTCCACCACACAGTAATGGTAGAGATACTGGTTGACCAACATTCCTGAAACCTGGGGCCCCTGGTACTGGGCACACAGGCCTGCCAGCTGGCTCCCATAGATCGACCCTGTAGATTGAGCCATGGGGTTCACCGCCACCAGGTACACTATAGTCGCTATGAGCATCAGCAGGGCCAGGATAGCACAGATGATCACCACAGCTAGGTAGAACCTTCTAGACTCTGACAGGCCCTGCCTCGACACCACGATGATGAAAATGACAAGGGCCGTGATGAAGCTGAATGCTGCCATGGCAATGATGAATCCTTTGCCGGTGCGAGGGTCATTGTAGTTCCCTCCGAGTCCGCCGTAGCCATAGTTGTTACCGGCGCCATAGGCACCACCACCGAAGCTACCAGAGTAACCACCGCCTCCATACGAGCTGCCCCCGTACGAGCTGCCCCCGTACGAGCTGCCCCCGTAACCACCGAAGCCAGACATGGCCCCCTGGCTGTCCCAGGCCAGCGTAGAGGCCACACAGGCGAATATGGCCACACAGAGGACGATGACGATGATGGACATCAGCTTGATGATGCCCGGGGGAGAGGTCCATTTGTAGAAGTGCTGGAACTCATCGTCGGGGTAGTAGGAGTATGCCGGCTGAGGTGGCTCATGActgcagagggagacagacaacCGATTAAACGTGGACTGTAACAGAGTGGGGGTGTCAAGTGTAAGAACATAAATTGTAGGATGAGCGAGTTAGCAAAGACAATTGTGTGTGAGACACATATAGAGGAGAGATATAAACTGCCTTGGGTTAACAACACAATCTACAATCTCTATTGAGCAAACACCTCGTATAGTATGAGTATTCGCACTACTATGGTTTTCGATAAACATAATACAAGATCAAACCTTTAGGTAAAAGTTCATGCCTTTTCCACCCAAACAAGTATATCAAATATGTATAGGTCAGGAAGGTCATAAACCTTTTGACAAAGATATAGTAGGGCTAAAGTAAAAGTTAAGACTCACTATCCATCTGACTCATAGGGAGGCGGACTCCCGTTGGGCTTGGAAGACATTCCTGAATCCACAGGGGCCCGAAGGGTCTCTCTCTTTAAAACTGTTTGAGCTCTGTTGGAGAGAAAAACATTAGAATAAAGCAAAGAAACATACATCACTGCATCAGTGTCCACAGGAGGGTTACAAAACACAGGGAATAATGACACAAGGCTTCCTCCCCAAGGGAAACAGTGAGAACAGGTGTGACAAAAAAAAGCCCCAACAGTCCACAAAGAGGTGTTTTCAGTGGGGTACTCagctttaaaaaaatgagaaGACAATTATCTGCGGTATTCTCTAATCCACATAAACCATATGGCTTGTCAACCAGGTTAAATTTATATCTGCAACATTTTGAACCTGAATAATGACACAGTAACTGACATGTTTTACTGATTTCTTAAAtgagggttccccaactggctgcCACAGGACGAATTTTAACAGCGGGTGgatttatttggccccccaagttttctgaacaaaaaaaatgtcattgttggacataaaatactgtaaaaacaaatataagcaaggtttgaaatgattatgttttaggcAAATAAATTATATATTATTGAAGTCAATTTGCAATCGACAAACTATTTGTAATTATTTTCAGCTCctccccgaccatccgctccaagtgggggaaaaaaag is a window from the Salmo trutta chromosome 23, fSalTru1.1, whole genome shotgun sequence genome containing:
- the oclna gene encoding occludin, which encodes MSSKPNGSPPPYESDGYHEPPQPAYSYYPDDEFQHFYKWTSPPGIIKLMSIIVIVLCVAIFACVASTLAWDSQGAMSGFGGYGGSSYGGSSYGGSSYGGGGYSGSFGGGAYGAGNNYGYGGLGGNYNDPRTGKGFIIAMAAFSFITALVIFIIVVSRQGLSESRRFYLAVVIICAILALLMLIATIVYLVAVNPMAQSTGSIYGSQLAGLCAQYQGPQVSGMLVNQYLYHYCVVEPQEAIAIVFGFLVMAALIIMMVFALKTRQKIRNYGKSNVLWRKVKVINEEAPPQDVEAWVNNVSGFPDEGMVLTDYPEKFGGSRSHLDDTSTNYDKPPYSDSPAPPVVCDFPVHSSAPYSSGSEMASSAAGKPKKRRAGRPRRTDGQDTDYASSGDELDDDNDFDSEFPTIANEQERVDYKREFDRDHQEYKDLQGELDIINKSLSEVDRELDELQEGSPQFLDAMEKYNRLKDIKKSADYQLKKRRCKFLKAKLSHIKRMVADYDRRA